From the genome of Colwellia psychrerythraea 34H, one region includes:
- a CDS encoding GIY-YIG nuclease family protein has product MTEINKTNTWWVYFLRCNDNSLYAGVTTDILRRIDEHNNSKLGAKYTRARRPVSLAYLEEADDKSTACQREYKIRHLTKVKKELLVSKYSQTKQV; this is encoded by the coding sequence ATGACCGAAATAAACAAGACGAACACCTGGTGGGTTTACTTTTTACGCTGTAACGATAATAGCTTATACGCAGGCGTTACCACAGATATCCTTCGTCGCATTGACGAACATAATAACAGTAAACTTGGTGCAAAATATACCCGAGCAAGACGACCTGTAAGCTTGGCCTATCTCGAAGAGGCCGATGACAAAAGTACAGCATGCCAAAGAGAGTATAAAATTCGTCACCTCACTAAAGTCAAAAAAGAGCTGTTAGTAAGCAAATATAGCCAAACCAAACAGGTCTGA
- a CDS encoding divergent polysaccharide deacetylase family protein: MLFSVQSIAQANQVAIVIDDMGYRYTDKHALTLPGAITYAFLPHTTYGKKLAMQANSTNHDVLIHIPMESENRKKLGPGALTSNMDEQAFSQSLTKSFAEIPFAIGINNHMGSYLTQLYQPMAWTMTFLKQHDLFFLDSKTSPHSQAQQAAIDFGVPVKARHIFLDNELTEKYISQQFKQLIHFAQKHQTAIAIAHPHPETVATLNKLIPTLKLHGIELVPLSRLYPTSINKVINSTATE; the protein is encoded by the coding sequence ATGCTTTTTAGTGTTCAAAGCATTGCTCAAGCGAACCAAGTTGCTATCGTCATTGATGATATGGGGTATCGGTATACCGACAAACATGCGTTAACTTTACCTGGAGCAATTACCTATGCTTTTCTACCTCATACCACCTATGGTAAAAAACTTGCCATGCAAGCCAATAGCACTAATCATGATGTGCTGATTCACATACCAATGGAATCTGAAAATAGAAAAAAATTAGGTCCTGGTGCGCTAACAAGTAATATGGATGAACAAGCATTTAGTCAAAGCTTAACTAAGTCCTTCGCTGAAATTCCCTTTGCGATTGGTATTAATAATCATATGGGGAGCTATCTCACACAATTATATCAACCTATGGCTTGGACTATGACGTTTTTAAAACAGCATGATTTGTTTTTTTTAGACAGTAAAACCAGTCCTCATTCACAAGCACAACAAGCTGCTATCGATTTTGGCGTACCGGTTAAAGCAAGGCATATATTTTTAGATAATGAATTAACTGAAAAGTATATTAGTCAGCAATTTAAGCAACTCATTCATTTCGCTCAAAAACACCAAACAGCTATTGCTATCGCCCATCCTCATCCCGAAACTGTGGCAACATTAAATAAACTCATTCCTACCTTAAAGTTACACGGTATTGAGTTAGTTCCATTATCTCGTTTATACCCAACATCGATCAATAAGGTAATTAACTCTACAGCAACTGAGTAA
- a CDS encoding S1 family peptidase has product MSIHIPLLLVIASLFTPYAQADFVGVVAKIKPSVVGIGIHTPTSRPQNILRGTGFVIGDGRYIVTNDHVLPTLLDESLLQKMAVFIGSGKNAKVREAEIVATSSLYDLAILKISGAALPAMTLANEDLYADGSYIAFTGFPIGGVLGLYPVTHRGMIASITPTVVPAASAGQINLKMLKRMRNPYLVYQLDATAYPGNSGSAMYDMKTGEVVGIINKVFVQATKEAVISNPSGITYAIPVKYLHQVLRENNIKL; this is encoded by the coding sequence ATGTCCATACATATTCCCTTACTGCTAGTTATTGCTTCTTTATTTACACCATACGCGCAAGCAGATTTTGTTGGCGTTGTTGCTAAAATCAAACCGTCTGTCGTTGGTATTGGAATACATACACCGACGAGTCGACCACAAAATATTCTACGAGGCACAGGTTTTGTTATTGGTGATGGTCGTTACATTGTTACTAATGACCATGTATTGCCTACCTTATTAGATGAAAGTTTGTTACAGAAAATGGCTGTTTTCATTGGTTCTGGTAAAAATGCTAAAGTAAGAGAAGCCGAAATTGTTGCAACATCAAGTTTATACGATCTAGCTATTTTAAAGATCTCTGGGGCAGCCTTACCTGCGATGACTTTAGCGAATGAAGATTTGTACGCAGACGGGAGTTATATTGCTTTCACCGGTTTTCCCATTGGCGGCGTGTTGGGTCTTTACCCTGTGACACATCGAGGCATGATTGCCAGTATTACTCCTACTGTTGTTCCTGCAGCTTCTGCAGGACAAATTAATTTAAAAATGCTCAAACGTATGAGAAATCCTTATTTGGTTTATCAGCTTGATGCGACGGCCTATCCTGGAAACAGTGGCAGTGCTATGTATGATATGAAAACAGGGGAAGTGGTTGGCATAATTAATAAAGTTTTTGTACAAGCAACTAAAGAGGCTGTTATTAGTAACCCTAGTGGCATCACTTACGCAATACCTGTTAAATATTTGCATCAAGTCTTACGAGAAAATAACATTAAACTTTAA
- a CDS encoding murein hydrolase activator EnvC family protein — protein MGISDTLAFDLFPSSIMRLFIHTYLANKRLQHIATAIIVILSFILAFPLQAEQSNLNESAQKKNRAKLSDVQKAIAQQESNIFDVNKQRSSLEQQLKNDDLAIAKVAKAINKIETDLETTQEKITALAIKKKQLTIAKHRQERLLAQQLRAGYTTGQHDYLKLLLNQDQSEKIQRTISYYQYLNQARTKEIDNFQVTIAQLLQVSTEHQTQVDHLQQLKDEQLQQDTQFRSSKSQRSQTLKKLSRKLLSSQQQLNKLKAEENNLNQALNKLAALIQAEIDLTGLSKLKRKLSWPVKGRILHRFGTRKQGYLKWKGVLISAPISRQVQTIHNGKVLFSDWLKGYGLLTVIDHGNGYMSLYAHNQTLLKSVGDRVETGEPIALIGQSGGLEQSGLYFEIRHQGKALNPKLWCR, from the coding sequence ATGGGTATAAGTGATACATTGGCTTTTGATTTATTTCCATCATCAATTATGAGATTGTTTATCCACACGTATTTAGCAAATAAGCGCCTTCAACATATAGCTACAGCAATCATAGTAATACTAAGTTTTATACTTGCTTTTCCCTTGCAAGCTGAACAAAGTAACCTCAATGAAAGTGCGCAAAAAAAGAACCGCGCAAAACTCAGCGATGTCCAAAAGGCTATTGCGCAACAAGAGTCGAATATTTTTGATGTTAATAAACAACGCAGTAGTTTGGAGCAACAATTAAAAAATGATGACTTAGCGATTGCAAAAGTAGCCAAAGCAATTAATAAAATTGAAACTGATCTAGAAACGACTCAAGAAAAAATTACTGCCTTAGCGATAAAGAAAAAACAGCTAACTATTGCTAAACATAGACAAGAACGTTTATTAGCACAACAACTTAGAGCGGGCTACACTACTGGTCAACATGATTATCTCAAGTTGTTACTCAACCAAGATCAAAGTGAAAAGATCCAGCGCACCATCAGCTACTATCAATACTTAAATCAAGCACGAACTAAAGAGATTGATAATTTTCAAGTGACCATCGCTCAACTTCTCCAAGTAAGTACCGAACATCAAACACAGGTTGACCATTTACAACAACTCAAAGACGAACAATTACAGCAAGATACCCAGTTTCGAAGTAGTAAATCGCAGCGAAGTCAAACCCTAAAGAAATTAAGTCGTAAGTTACTTTCCAGCCAACAGCAATTGAATAAGCTTAAAGCAGAAGAAAATAATTTAAACCAAGCATTGAATAAGCTAGCGGCACTTATCCAAGCTGAAATTGATTTAACCGGTTTAAGTAAATTGAAACGAAAGTTATCTTGGCCAGTTAAGGGTCGCATATTGCATCGGTTTGGCACTCGAAAACAAGGCTACTTAAAATGGAAAGGTGTATTAATTAGTGCTCCAATAAGCCGACAAGTACAAACCATTCATAATGGTAAGGTATTATTTTCAGATTGGCTTAAAGGCTATGGTTTATTAACCGTGATTGATCATGGTAATGGTTATATGAGTTTATACGCACATAATCAAACCTTATTGAAATCAGTCGGTGATCGTGTAGAAACAGGTGAGCCCATTGCGTTAATTGGACAAAGTGGTGGTTTAGAGCAATCAGGTCTTTATTTTGAAATTCGCCACCAAGGCAAAGCGCTCAACCCTAAACTTTGGTGTCGGTAA
- a CDS encoding FAD-binding protein produces the protein MPQKLIPLIENVLTIDSSLSFDPQQVSRFMLGTEGLTCFENKQRSIFAVITLTQSHEIKALLDLANHCATDQELAFSLYPISTGKNWGYGTSQPAGTAKNIILLDLGQLTDIKHFDSELGLVTIEPGVTQQQLCDYLQLHNHDYMVPVTGAGPDCSILANALERGYGITPYTDHFAAVNSIQGYWANGTPYQSAVNELDASDDKFVDKTFKWGLGPYLEGLFTQSNLGIVSQITIRLAKKKADFTSFFIQMEDDALLEQAVPLIRQVLQDYEGIVGSINLMDQRRLLSMFAKNPNGNDVHQVMENQDIERLAKELQAPNWTIVGSIYGSVGVVKAVKKEINRIFKQLPCKRIYSNSLIIVVANKVIKYIPSLLINKVPPLSVAVEQLDSFNKGKEIMLGKPNKVALKLAYWRHTETASFDKSELSPGKDGCGLLWYAPLITMKAKKMREFVEFVRETCPKYNIEPFITFTNLKHDCVDSTIPIVFDLGNPQAVADAHDCLKALVTEGLKKGFVPYRLNIDQQQWLLNKDSDFWQTVNKIKGSLDPHNILSQGRYNPS, from the coding sequence ATGCCACAGAAACTTATTCCTCTCATTGAAAATGTATTAACAATTGATTCGAGTTTATCATTTGATCCTCAGCAAGTTTCTCGCTTTATGCTTGGCACTGAAGGATTGACTTGCTTTGAAAATAAACAAAGAAGTATATTTGCCGTAATTACACTAACTCAGTCCCATGAGATAAAAGCACTACTTGATTTGGCCAACCACTGTGCGACCGATCAAGAGCTCGCCTTTTCTCTTTATCCTATTAGCACAGGGAAAAATTGGGGTTATGGCACCAGCCAACCTGCTGGCACAGCTAAAAACATTATTCTTTTGGATTTAGGTCAATTAACCGATATAAAACACTTTGACAGTGAACTTGGTTTAGTCACGATTGAACCAGGGGTTACTCAACAGCAATTGTGTGATTATTTACAGCTACATAATCATGACTATATGGTGCCTGTCACTGGGGCAGGACCAGACTGCTCTATACTAGCCAACGCCTTAGAACGCGGTTACGGTATAACACCTTATACAGACCATTTTGCTGCCGTTAACAGTATTCAGGGGTATTGGGCCAACGGCACGCCTTATCAATCAGCCGTCAATGAACTAGATGCCAGCGATGATAAGTTTGTCGATAAAACGTTTAAATGGGGACTTGGCCCCTATTTGGAAGGACTATTTACCCAGTCTAACCTTGGTATAGTGAGCCAAATCACCATTCGGTTAGCCAAGAAGAAAGCTGATTTCACTTCATTTTTTATCCAAATGGAAGATGATGCATTACTTGAACAAGCGGTTCCCTTAATACGACAAGTATTACAAGACTATGAAGGTATTGTTGGCTCAATTAACTTAATGGATCAACGCCGTTTATTATCAATGTTTGCCAAAAATCCCAATGGTAACGACGTCCATCAAGTAATGGAAAATCAAGATATTGAAAGATTGGCTAAAGAATTACAAGCGCCTAACTGGACCATTGTTGGTAGTATTTACGGCAGTGTCGGCGTGGTCAAAGCAGTAAAAAAAGAAATTAACCGTATTTTTAAACAATTGCCTTGTAAACGAATATATTCAAATAGCTTAATCATCGTTGTAGCGAATAAAGTTATTAAATACATCCCCTCATTATTGATTAATAAAGTGCCGCCTTTATCTGTGGCAGTAGAGCAACTGGATTCGTTTAATAAGGGTAAAGAGATTATGCTGGGCAAGCCGAATAAGGTTGCCCTAAAACTCGCTTACTGGCGTCATACCGAGACTGCAAGTTTTGATAAAAGTGAATTATCACCAGGAAAAGATGGCTGCGGTTTACTTTGGTATGCTCCATTAATAACGATGAAAGCAAAGAAAATGCGAGAGTTTGTCGAGTTTGTTAGAGAAACTTGTCCAAAATATAATATTGAGCCTTTCATCACCTTTACTAACCTAAAACACGACTGCGTTGATAGCACTATTCCTATCGTTTTCGATTTAGGTAATCCTCAGGCAGTCGCCGATGCTCATGATTGTTTAAAAGCTCTGGTAACAGAAGGTCTTAAAAAAGGCTTTGTCCCCTACCGTCTTAATATAGATCAACAACAGTGGTTACTTAATAAAGACAGTGATTTTTGGCAAACAGTCAATAAAATCAAGGGCAGCTTAGATCCACATAATATCCTCAGCCAAGGAAGATATAATCCTAGCTAG
- a CDS encoding DUF2797 domain-containing protein — translation MPISDVGAVEKLTAQLDSNNLVQYQLPLASLNGDGTKQSIELNPLIGKQITLHFSGTIACKHCGKRTKKSYSQGYCYPCMAKLAQCDLCIMKPETCHFHLGTCREPEWGESHCMVDHYVYLANSSGLKVGITRHTQLPTRWIDQGACQALPIFKVSTRLQSGLVETALAEFISDKTNWRAMLKGEPEPIDLKAKAEELIPEISMRLSQLRLQFGSDAVQELNESVQEIHYPVSEYLTKISSFNFDKTETVSGVLLGIKGQYLIFDKGVINMRKFSSYQISIDY, via the coding sequence ATGCCAATTAGTGACGTCGGTGCAGTAGAGAAACTTACCGCACAACTTGATAGTAATAATTTAGTTCAGTATCAACTACCATTAGCTAGCCTTAATGGTGATGGCACTAAACAGAGTATTGAGCTAAATCCTTTAATAGGAAAGCAAATAACCTTACACTTTTCCGGCACTATAGCCTGTAAGCACTGTGGAAAGCGTACTAAAAAAAGTTACTCTCAGGGATATTGTTATCCATGTATGGCTAAACTTGCTCAATGTGATTTGTGTATTATGAAACCTGAAACTTGCCACTTTCATTTAGGCACTTGTCGTGAGCCAGAGTGGGGGGAAAGTCATTGTATGGTTGATCATTATGTATATTTAGCTAATAGCTCAGGCTTGAAAGTGGGCATAACCCGACATACTCAATTACCTACTCGTTGGATTGACCAAGGAGCATGCCAAGCTCTCCCTATATTTAAGGTGAGTACTCGCTTACAATCAGGTTTAGTAGAAACTGCACTAGCAGAATTCATTAGTGATAAAACCAATTGGCGCGCTATGTTAAAAGGTGAGCCAGAGCCTATAGACCTAAAAGCCAAAGCAGAAGAGTTAATCCCAGAGATCAGTATGCGCTTATCGCAACTTAGGCTTCAATTTGGTAGTGATGCAGTTCAAGAACTAAATGAAAGTGTGCAAGAAATTCATTATCCAGTAAGTGAATATTTAACTAAAATTAGTTCTTTTAATTTTGATAAAACGGAAACTGTATCGGGAGTGCTTTTGGGCATTAAAGGTCAATATTTAATTTTCGATAAAGGCGTAATTAATATGAGGAAGTTTAGCTCATATCAAATAAGTATTGACTATTAG
- the arfB gene encoding alternative ribosome rescue aminoacyl-tRNA hydrolase ArfB gives MLEISNNVSLADWEIELSAIRAMGNGGQRVNKVATAIHLRFDIKRSTLPAIYKERLLASKDSRVTKDGVVIIKAQSFRTQEMNKEDALKRLKEFIKSVMVVQKNRRATKPTKGSVQRRLTGKANRKDVKQTRKKVQL, from the coding sequence GTGCTTGAGATATCAAATAATGTCAGCTTGGCTGATTGGGAAATAGAACTTAGTGCTATACGAGCAATGGGTAATGGCGGCCAGCGTGTAAATAAGGTGGCAACCGCTATTCACTTACGCTTTGATATTAAGCGATCTACTTTACCTGCAATTTATAAAGAGCGGTTACTTGCTTCCAAAGACAGTCGAGTTACCAAAGATGGTGTAGTTATCATTAAAGCGCAGAGCTTTAGAACACAAGAAATGAATAAAGAAGATGCGCTAAAGCGACTGAAAGAGTTCATTAAATCCGTGATGGTAGTACAAAAAAACAGACGAGCGACCAAGCCAACCAAAGGTTCAGTGCAAAGACGCTTAACCGGGAAGGCTAATCGTAAAGACGTCAAACAAACACGGAAAAAAGTACAACTCTAG
- a CDS encoding HDOD domain-containing protein, with the protein MTADDYVEQASEIFVLSDSFIRIRELIDDESSTIDDISEVILLDPALSGTVLKLANSPFFSYPGKIDTISKAVLVLGITEVYNLVIAYFTTEAFKNIDANQDYLDEFWIKSVDCALLMKFLGTSLGIINAERLFILGLLHNLGELVVHQITTEKQRACDSQDINLLPWVKQQDVLGFTFGECSAELLKQWQLPYSIFAPIRDQDIDDLSQYTAETQLLYIAKRVMSKQQVFKDQNLDFNDLLTEEQLEPIRLDKKMLENAVDYCDLERLGLLSILNPSACMLY; encoded by the coding sequence ATGACCGCAGATGATTATGTAGAACAAGCCAGTGAAATTTTTGTTTTATCCGATTCTTTTATCAGAATTAGGGAATTAATTGATGATGAATCATCTACCATAGATGATATTTCAGAGGTTATCTTACTCGATCCTGCCCTTTCTGGTACGGTATTAAAATTAGCGAATAGTCCTTTTTTTAGTTATCCCGGTAAAATAGACACCATATCTAAAGCTGTCTTGGTACTGGGGATTACGGAAGTTTATAACCTTGTTATTGCCTATTTTACGACGGAAGCTTTCAAAAACATTGATGCCAACCAAGATTATCTTGATGAGTTTTGGATAAAAAGTGTTGATTGCGCGTTGTTGATGAAGTTTTTAGGAACTAGTCTAGGTATTATTAATGCTGAACGTTTATTTATTTTAGGCTTGTTGCATAATTTAGGTGAATTAGTTGTTCACCAAATAACAACGGAAAAACAGCGTGCTTGTGATAGCCAGGATATCAATTTATTACCTTGGGTGAAGCAACAAGATGTATTAGGATTTACGTTTGGTGAATGTTCTGCCGAACTGTTAAAACAATGGCAGTTACCCTATAGCATTTTCGCACCTATTCGTGATCAGGATATTGACGATCTAAGCCAATACACTGCAGAAACACAGTTGTTATATATAGCTAAGCGTGTGATGAGTAAGCAGCAAGTGTTTAAAGATCAAAACTTAGATTTCAACGACTTGTTAACTGAAGAGCAGTTAGAGCCTATTCGTCTAGATAAAAAAATGCTAGAAAATGCCGTTGATTATTGTGATTTAGAACGGTTAGGTTTGTTATCAATTTTAAATCCTAGCGCTTGCATGCTTTATTAA
- a CDS encoding PEP-CTERM/exosortase system-associated acyltransferase, translated as MNWNKRLLDTPIIGDITKKIVSAKASREAHNISDHFTQFLQPCVAVSQTLKEEAFKIRHNVYCEELAFEEVRDNGQETDEFDHQSMFSLIKHKPSGTFTSCVRLVTSSGPDELLPIEKYCMGSITNEELSPKRFNRNEIAEISRLAVKSDFRRRKADNYKGSGTGVISEITYSETELRCFPFIAIGLYMAAATMSMNTGIRHVYVMMEPRLARSMKFIGINFQQLGPPVDYHGLRAPYYINPEIFMKNLSPGFKSLFSIIEEDICSQLNQLDLA; from the coding sequence ATGAACTGGAACAAACGATTATTAGACACCCCTATTATTGGTGATATCACCAAAAAAATTGTCTCAGCTAAGGCGAGTAGAGAGGCGCATAATATATCAGATCATTTTACGCAGTTTTTACAGCCTTGTGTTGCCGTCAGCCAAACCTTAAAAGAAGAAGCATTTAAAATTCGTCATAATGTTTACTGTGAAGAACTTGCTTTTGAAGAGGTTAGAGACAATGGCCAAGAAACAGATGAATTTGATCACCAATCAATGTTTTCTTTAATCAAACATAAACCGTCAGGTACATTTACTAGTTGTGTACGCTTAGTCACTTCAAGTGGCCCTGATGAATTACTTCCTATTGAGAAGTATTGTATGGGGTCGATCACTAACGAAGAGCTTAGCCCTAAACGCTTTAATCGCAATGAAATAGCAGAAATATCACGTTTAGCCGTTAAATCTGATTTTCGTCGCCGTAAGGCCGATAACTATAAAGGCTCAGGTACTGGCGTTATCAGTGAAATTACCTATTCAGAAACCGAATTACGTTGCTTCCCCTTCATAGCCATAGGATTATATATGGCGGCAGCCACTATGAGCATGAATACCGGTATTCGTCATGTTTATGTGATGATGGAGCCACGACTTGCCCGTAGCATGAAATTTATCGGTATTAATTTCCAGCAACTAGGTCCCCCTGTTGATTATCATGGTTTACGCGCCCCTTATTATATTAATCCTGAAATTTTTATGAAAAATCTCTCTCCTGGTTTTAAAAGCCTTTTTAGTATAATTGAAGAAGACATTTGCTCACAACTGAATCAATTAGATTTAGCCTAA
- a CDS encoding DUF3581 family protein, protein MSIKEMFIENYCPISADRISFTRQQGSDFAKQVADDFNPLHNIDAKRFCVPGDLLFSIIIAKSGLHKNMTFDFSGMVSDDVHLTFPQEIDESFDIKDDKDKTCLSVHVSGDKTHESVLINALTKAYVDFSGHTFPDILVKLMADNSVMINPARPMVMYQSMSIDLHTLTAETVTLKLAKTSLSIEGKRGDAWLEFDLLSNDKVIGHGKKHMLLSGLRTYEQETIDAMVNQYRDSKKNYQA, encoded by the coding sequence ATGTCTATAAAAGAAATGTTTATTGAGAATTATTGCCCGATTAGTGCTGATAGGATCAGCTTCACACGCCAACAAGGTAGTGATTTTGCCAAACAAGTAGCAGATGACTTTAACCCACTACATAATATTGATGCTAAACGTTTTTGCGTACCTGGAGATTTACTTTTTTCAATAATAATCGCCAAATCGGGACTACATAAAAACATGACCTTCGATTTTTCAGGTATGGTTAGCGATGATGTTCACCTTACTTTTCCTCAGGAAATTGATGAAAGTTTTGATATAAAAGATGATAAAGATAAAACGTGTCTAAGTGTGCATGTTAGTGGCGATAAAACACATGAATCTGTACTGATTAATGCACTGACAAAGGCCTATGTCGATTTTTCTGGTCATACTTTCCCTGATATTTTAGTGAAATTAATGGCTGACAATAGCGTCATGATTAATCCTGCTCGCCCCATGGTAATGTATCAATCAATGTCTATTGATTTACATACATTAACGGCTGAAACAGTCACATTAAAATTAGCCAAAACCAGTTTATCAATAGAAGGAAAGCGCGGCGATGCATGGCTTGAATTTGACTTGTTATCAAATGATAAAGTTATCGGCCACGGTAAGAAACATATGCTTTTGAGCGGCTTACGTACCTATGAGCAAGAGACGATTGACGCTATGGTAAATCAGTACCGCGACAGTAAGAAGAATTACCAAGCATAA
- a CDS encoding AMP-binding protein, whose translation MITFVHELISHSVQRSPEAIALQVKNMSLSYAQLNEKVTKVAQAYASLAITRGDRIGIYISKIIDKKVSRFTNYLVCDGGLHHHLANSCNFGQLIRKNYPVAIRNKLKEGVQELVNIVGPICNPLDILADKIMLPKASMGDYVVVFQSGTYVATASPKDLLSQPQVSELLI comes from the coding sequence ATGATTACCTTTGTTCACGAGCTTATAAGCCACAGTGTACAACGCTCTCCCGAAGCAATTGCGCTGCAAGTTAAAAATATGAGCTTGAGCTACGCCCAGCTTAATGAAAAAGTAACTAAGGTAGCGCAAGCTTATGCTTCACTCGCCATTACACGCGGCGATCGCATTGGTATTTATATTAGTAAAATCATCGATAAAAAAGTGTCTCGATTTACCAATTATTTAGTTTGTGATGGCGGCTTACACCACCATCTAGCTAACTCTTGTAATTTTGGTCAATTAATACGAAAAAACTACCCCGTAGCTATTAGAAATAAACTCAAGGAGGGTGTTCAAGAACTCGTTAACATTGTCGGTCCCATATGCAACCCGCTTGATATTTTAGCTGATAAAATAATGTTACCTAAAGCAAGTATGGGCGATTATGTTGTTGTCTTTCAATCGGGGACCTATGTTGCGACAGCCAGCCCTAAGGATCTTCTTAGTCAGCCACAAGTAAGTGAACTATTAATTTAA
- a CDS encoding DNA ligase, producing MNKYVLRIFFAFILSVHLSSTAQQTTQKTQKFKPNIQHGVSYQKVDDISQYYVSEKLDGIRGYWDGKQLFTRRGNLINSPSWFTQHWPTYPMDGELWLARGQFQLLLSCATKRIAVENKTTSCWRSVRFMIFDLPKHLGDFNERVIKMRTLLVQNQSVYLAMIDQVKLEELSALDHKLDEVIATHGEGLMLHLASAHYQQGRNPALMKLKKYQDAEATVIGYTEGKGKYQNQLGAIKVKTSDGIIFKIGSGLSDIQRANPPKIGTIITFKYNGLTQAGIPRFARFWRIKASG from the coding sequence ATGAATAAGTATGTTCTACGGATTTTCTTTGCCTTTATTTTATCAGTCCATTTGTCTTCAACTGCACAACAAACAACTCAAAAAACTCAAAAATTTAAGCCTAATATTCAGCATGGCGTGAGCTACCAAAAGGTCGATGACATTAGCCAGTATTATGTCTCTGAAAAACTGGATGGTATTCGTGGTTACTGGGATGGAAAACAATTGTTTACTCGCCGAGGAAATTTAATCAATAGTCCTAGCTGGTTTACTCAGCATTGGCCTACATATCCAATGGACGGTGAACTCTGGCTTGCTAGAGGGCAATTCCAACTATTACTTTCTTGTGCAACTAAACGCATAGCAGTCGAAAATAAAACGACTAGTTGCTGGAGAAGTGTTCGCTTTATGATATTTGATCTTCCTAAACATCTAGGGGATTTCAATGAACGAGTAATTAAGATGCGGACTTTACTTGTACAAAATCAATCGGTTTACTTAGCCATGATAGATCAGGTAAAACTGGAGGAATTAAGTGCGCTTGATCACAAACTTGATGAAGTCATCGCAACTCACGGTGAGGGCCTTATGCTACACCTCGCTAGCGCTCACTATCAACAAGGCCGAAATCCCGCATTGATGAAGCTAAAGAAATATCAAGATGCCGAAGCAACAGTCATTGGTTATACCGAAGGAAAAGGTAAATATCAGAACCAACTTGGCGCAATCAAAGTAAAAACAAGTGATGGAATAATTTTCAAAATTGGATCAGGTTTAAGTGATATTCAGCGTGCCAACCCACCAAAAATTGGCACTATTATTACCTTCAAGTACAACGGGCTCACACAAGCGGGTATACCAAGGTTTGCCCGTTTTTGGCGTATAAAAGCTAGCGGTTAA